The following coding sequences lie in one Glycine soja cultivar W05 chromosome 16, ASM419377v2, whole genome shotgun sequence genomic window:
- the LOC114389845 gene encoding uncharacterized protein LOC114389845, which produces MVRTRGLGHALGHATGRGVGRGDRDDSDDAPQRRRLTASTRRQRVPVTVAHDEPVVPAPDVEADVFPDDPMTLVDVEETRADIPEHPELKLSSHGRKIHSLGRLVPAIEGLVVGTGLSPLIACSVDTGDRGLLSSFVERWHRETSSFHLPVGELTIMLDDVSLLLHLPVVGDLHAFQPLHVDDVVQMLVDLLMVSAEAARVETRQCRGPYVRLQWCWIYEHFPSVVESTTDQDYDEDSPHACRWIATKKTVKSIRTLTYRERLDQLRILDVCWIPWMHYSDHMVPAGEVCVVSGQCVSDYMDWFFHISHPFMTPDHASDPLSDGHAPQPQVVPQAPRIDIPHVPEPGAPSTSARPVVEEPRHVVEVCLWITERLERHLSLGVVTPGSSTHEVIEECLRMARSVTQDQLVYVRS; this is translated from the exons atggttaggactAGAGGATTAGGTCATGCCTTAGGTCACGCTACTGGCAGAGGTGTGGGGCGAGGAGATCGTGATGATTCCGATGATGCTCCGCAGCGTCGACGGCTTACCGCATCCACACGGAGGCAGCGAGTACCTGTGACTGTGGCACACGATGAGCCAGTGGTCCCTGCGCCAGATGTTGAGGCTGACGTATTTCCGGATGACCCGATGACACTAGTTGATGTTGAGGAAACCAGGGCAGACATTCCT gagcaTCCTGAGTTGAAGTTATCCTCTCACGGGAGGAAGATTCATAGTTTAGGCAGGCTTGTACCTGCCATTGAGGGACTAGTTGTTGGGACAGGACTAAGTCCTCTAATCGCGTGTTCGGTAGACACTGGCGATCGGGGACTTTTGTCCTCGTTTGTCGAGCGGTGGCACCGAGAGACATCTAGTTTCCATCTCCCTGTGGGAGAGCTCACGATCATGCTGGACGACGTCTCCTTGCTTCTGCATCTGCCCGTGGTTGGCGACTTGCACGCCTTTCAGCCCTTGCACGTGGATGATGTAGTTCAGATGCTGGTGGACTTATTGATGGTCTCTGCAGAGGCTGCCAGGGTTGAGACAAGGCAATGTCGTGGACCGTACGTACGCCTGCAATGG TGCTGGATATACGAGCACTTTCCCTCAGTCGTAGAGTCCACTACTGATCAGGACTACGACGAGGATTCCCCGCATGCCTGTAGGTGGATTGCGACGAAGAAGACCGTGAAGAGCATACGTACACTGACGTACAGGGAGCGCCTGGACCAACTCCGGATTCTGGATGTCTGTTGGATCCC GTGGATGCACTACTCGGATCATATGGTTCCAGCAGGTGAGGTGTGCGTTGTGTCAGGTCAGTGTGTCAGCGACTACATGGACTGGTTCTTCCACATCTCGCATCCTTTCATGACACCAGACCACGCATCAGATCCTCTGTCAGATGGTCATGCCCCGCAGCCCCAAGTCGTCCCTCAGGCCCCACGGATAGATATCCCTCACGTGCCGGAGCCAGGAGCACCGTCGACATCTGCGAGGCCCGTTGTGGAGGAGCCTAGACATGTAGTg GAAGTTTGTCTTTGGATTACTGAGAGGTTGGAGCGCCATCTGAGCCTAGGAGTGGTCACGCCAGGCTCATCGACACATGAAGTGATCGAAGAATGCCTCAGGATGGCCAGGAGTGTCACACAGGACCAGCTAGTATATGTTAGGTCTTGA
- the LOC114389846 gene encoding putative glycine-rich cell wall structural protein 1, which produces MLVVVASGGSGRGGINGGGGGSNSDGGGRSVDGDGGDSTSGGIVGSGGGDNDSGDGNGIHGSSDGGSNASGDGDGDVNGYDGGSDNGGCRVGGGSNEVGGGGDEGGGDENDSSNALMVMVVVAMSVVVVMLVTMVVAMMMEVVVTVLVIVVISNYDDDSDGCGGVVVVMTEVVAIVLDLNDSIPMCYSLVGLIIGHRSG; this is translated from the exons ATGTTGGTGGTTGTAGCTAGTGGTGGCAGTGGCAGAGGTGGTAttaatggtggtggtggtggcagcAACAGTGATGGTGGTGGTAGAAGTGTTGATGGTGATGGTGGTGATAGTACCAGTGGTGGTATTGTTggtagtggtggtggtgataaTGATAGTGGTGACGGTAATGGCATTCACGGTAGTAGTGATGGTGGTAGCAATGCCAGtggtgatggtgatggtgatgtCAATGGTTACGATGGTGGTAGTGACAATGGTGGTTGTCGTGTTGGTGGTGGTTCCAATGAAGTTGGCGGTGGTGGTGACGAAGGTGGTGGTGATGAAAATGATAGTAGCAACGCATTGATGGTTATGGTGGTGGTAGCAATGTCAGTAGTAGTGGTGATGTTGGTTACGATGGTGGTGGCAATGATGATGGAGGTGGTGGTAACGGTGCTAGTGATTGTGGTTATAT CCAATTATGACGATGATAGTGATGGTTGTGGTggtgtggtggtggtgatgacgGAGGTGGTAGCGATTGTG CTAGACTTGAATGATTCCATACCTATGTGTTACTCCCTCGTTGGTCTCATCATTGGCCACAGGAGTGGATGA